A section of the Leptotrichia buccalis C-1013-b genome encodes:
- a CDS encoding histidine phosphatase family protein, which produces MTEILFIRHGETDCNKKRLYYGHLNPGLNENGLWQLKNTKINLEKMKENKNIDIVFSSDLKRCKESLELLEVEKNIEKIFSERLRELNFGNIEGKTYTEIENEFPHYIDEMKNNWRYFKTDGGESLFDLQKRVVKKIDEIKENYKNKKILVMAHAGVIQSLISHYLFGNLDGYWKFRLDNGSITKMMVTDDNFIYFDYINK; this is translated from the coding sequence ATGACAGAAATTTTATTTATACGGCACGGCGAAACGGATTGCAATAAAAAACGACTATACTATGGGCATTTGAACCCAGGATTAAATGAAAATGGGCTTTGGCAGTTAAAAAATACTAAAATAAATTTGGAAAAAATGAAAGAAAATAAAAATATTGATATTGTATTTTCAAGTGATTTGAAAAGATGTAAAGAAAGTTTGGAATTGCTGGAAGTTGAAAAAAATATTGAAAAAATTTTTTCCGAAAGATTAAGGGAGCTTAATTTTGGAAATATTGAGGGAAAAACATATACGGAAATTGAAAATGAATTTCCGCATTACATTGATGAAATGAAAAATAACTGGCGATATTTTAAGACAGATGGTGGAGAGAGCTTATTTGATTTGCAAAAAAGAGTTGTAAAAAAAATTGATGAAATAAAGGAAAATTATAAAAATAAAAAAATATTAGTTATGGCACACGCTGGAGTTATTCAGTCTTTAATTAGTCATTATCTTTTTGGAAATTTAGACGGTTACTGGAAATTTAGGCTGGATAACGGAAGTATTACAAAAATGATGGTTACAGATGATAATTTCATCTATTTTGATTATATTAATAAATAA
- a CDS encoding acyltransferase family protein, with the protein MKKKRILSLDILRALALVLICVYHWTLFKGTYIGVVIFFALSGYLVTSGLLSRDFSIFSVISRRLKKIYPSLLIVILASTIALYFVNNGLEMKYKYSALFSVLGLNNIYQIFSKMSYFDNFGIILPLTHIWALSFLIQMYVFFPVLVQGLKKLKLKDYTMGSIFLAISVISGLVMAYIFYATSKSSEGADFSRIYYGTDTRAFSFFCAAGLACFYSRREIKSNVEKKIVYVLGILGIVSIIVFSFGIDYRNALNYYGLMFLVSILFSFSIVLFSKPELKKFDISKYNKILDPVIRLGQHQYQYYLWQYPVMIFAREYFKWSKLSNSQQFCIQFIVLIFISELSYYLFEKKSIKYISYPILASIALILVFSPIYENKDLEEMKAIQEALASNEKEEKNNTPPVSTAPTTPAVNTGDKPLTMDELLNALNTPSKSMEEDTKMQNEILKKYPNDERDIIFIGDSVLHMTREDLKKKYPKAIIETKVGRQFYQLPNMLKSLSQDGKLRKIVVIALGTNGTIYEKDMKSVLETLKGHDVYFINTVMPDPWQDSVNAEIKKAGENPNIKVIDWYSYSKGKQEYFYKDGTHPKPNAAKRYINLIYSVLSKDILNQTK; encoded by the coding sequence ATGAAGAAAAAAAGGATACTAAGTCTTGATATTTTGAGAGCGCTTGCTCTTGTACTCATATGCGTTTACCATTGGACTTTATTCAAAGGTACGTATATTGGTGTTGTTATATTTTTTGCATTAAGTGGATATTTAGTTACAAGTGGGCTGCTTTCCAGAGATTTTTCGATTTTTTCAGTAATTAGCCGAAGACTAAAGAAAATTTATCCAAGTTTGTTAATTGTGATTCTGGCTTCAACAATTGCATTGTATTTTGTGAATAATGGACTTGAGATGAAATATAAATACAGTGCTTTATTTTCAGTATTAGGACTAAATAATATTTATCAGATTTTTTCGAAGATGTCCTATTTTGATAATTTTGGAATTATTTTGCCATTGACTCATATATGGGCATTATCGTTCTTAATACAGATGTATGTATTTTTTCCAGTTTTAGTACAAGGATTAAAAAAATTGAAATTAAAAGATTATACTATGGGAAGTATTTTTTTAGCAATATCAGTAATTTCAGGATTAGTGATGGCTTATATATTTTATGCTACTTCAAAATCATCAGAAGGAGCTGATTTTTCGAGAATTTATTACGGAACAGATACGAGAGCATTTTCATTTTTCTGTGCGGCTGGGCTAGCTTGCTTTTATTCAAGAAGGGAAATTAAAAGTAATGTTGAAAAGAAAATTGTATATGTTCTAGGAATATTGGGAATAGTTTCAATAATTGTCTTTTCATTTGGAATAGATTACAGAAACGCTTTAAATTATTATGGACTTATGTTTTTAGTTAGTATTCTATTTTCATTTTCAATAGTCTTGTTCTCTAAACCTGAATTAAAGAAATTTGATATTTCAAAATACAATAAAATTCTTGATCCTGTCATAAGATTAGGGCAGCATCAGTATCAGTATTATTTATGGCAATATCCAGTAATGATATTTGCACGTGAATATTTTAAATGGTCAAAATTGTCAAATTCTCAGCAGTTTTGCATACAATTTATAGTTTTAATCTTTATTTCCGAATTAAGTTACTATTTATTTGAGAAAAAGAGTATAAAATATATAAGTTATCCTATTTTGGCATCTATTGCTTTAATTCTAGTTTTTTCTCCAATTTATGAAAATAAAGATTTGGAAGAAATGAAAGCTATACAGGAAGCCCTAGCTTCAAACGAAAAAGAAGAAAAAAATAATACGCCGCCAGTTTCAACTGCACCAACTACCCCTGCTGTAAATACAGGAGATAAACCCTTGACAATGGATGAACTTCTTAATGCCCTGAATACTCCGTCTAAAAGTATGGAAGAGGATACGAAAATGCAGAATGAAATTCTGAAAAAATATCCAAATGATGAGCGTGATATAATATTTATTGGTGATTCTGTATTGCATATGACAAGAGAAGATTTGAAGAAAAAATATCCAAAAGCTATTATTGAAACAAAGGTAGGTCGGCAATTTTATCAGCTGCCAAATATGTTAAAAAGTTTATCTCAGGATGGAAAATTGAGAAAAATTGTCGTAATTGCACTTGGAACAAATGGAACAATTTATGAAAAGGATATGAAATCTGTTTTAGAGACGTTAAAAGGACATGATGTTTACTTTATAAATACAGTTATGCCAGACCCTTGGCAAGACAGCGTTAATGCGGAAATTAAAAAAGCGGGAGAAAATCCCAATATAAAGGTTATAGACTGGTATTCATATTCAAAAGGAAAACAGGAATATTTCTACAAGGATGGAACACATCCTAAACCTAATGCGGCAAAAAGATACATAAATCTAATTTATTCTGTTTTAAGTAAAGATATTTTAAATCAAACTAAATAA
- a CDS encoding RNase H1/viroplasmin domain-containing protein → MSKNKKFYAYFIIDTNENGILENWTDCQKKVTGEKARYKSFKTFSDAQEWLNSGANYEKKEKIDLTELYSELERDAIYFDAGTGRGNGVEVRLTDFDGNSLLYKIMNEKKINEYGNYYVANTRTNNFGELVGIYIALVYAKKYDTKIICGDSSLIIEYWAKGRYNSSNLENDTIELIKKVTLMRNEFEKKGGIVKKISGDVNPADLGFHK, encoded by the coding sequence ATGTCAAAAAATAAAAAATTTTATGCCTATTTCATTATAGATACAAATGAAAATGGGATACTTGAAAACTGGACAGATTGTCAAAAAAAGGTAACTGGGGAAAAAGCCCGATATAAGTCATTTAAAACGTTTTCTGATGCACAGGAATGGTTAAATTCTGGAGCAAACTATGAAAAAAAAGAAAAGATTGATTTAACAGAGCTGTACTCTGAACTGGAACGTGATGCAATTTATTTTGATGCAGGAACGGGGCGTGGTAATGGTGTAGAAGTTAGATTAACAGATTTTGACGGAAATTCATTGCTTTATAAAATTATGAATGAAAAAAAAATTAACGAATATGGAAATTATTACGTTGCCAATACCAGAACAAATAATTTTGGTGAATTAGTCGGTATTTACATAGCTCTTGTCTATGCTAAGAAATACGATACAAAAATTATTTGTGGAGATAGTTCACTAATTATTGAATATTGGGCAAAAGGGCGATATAATAGTTCTAATCTGGAAAATGATACAATAGAGCTTATAAAAAAAGTTACCTTAATGAGAAACGAATTTGAAAAAAAAGGTGGAATCGTAAAAAAGATTTCTGGAGATGTCAATCCAGCTGATTTAGGATTTCACAAATAA
- a CDS encoding polysaccharide deacetylase family protein, translating to MKKTLSMVAILLAVLGFLYSAVHIFGTGIKYFEYSGLKSNVKKLTEEKTKKTTELAALTKKNADVKAEYEKLRAEKKIKTVYLTFDDGPSAHTDQILEILKKNNIKATFFVIGIGKNYNDYKKIIDHGHVLGLHTYSHEYKEVYANEASFFKDLYKIRDAVKSTTGLDVKITRFPGGSSNAKASKALKTAIINRMTKEGYVYFDWNCDSTDASGNNVPVPKLVKYGVCTTHPEINVLMHDTNAKKTTVQALQQIIDGYRKAGYTFETLDVNSPRIQHVKQPEM from the coding sequence ATGAAAAAAACATTATCAATGGTTGCTATATTATTAGCTGTACTTGGATTCTTATATTCAGCAGTACATATTTTTGGAACAGGTATAAAATACTTTGAATATAGCGGATTAAAGTCAAACGTTAAAAAATTAACAGAAGAAAAAACTAAAAAAACAACAGAATTAGCTGCTCTTACTAAAAAAAATGCAGATGTGAAAGCAGAATATGAAAAATTAAGAGCTGAGAAAAAAATTAAAACAGTTTATCTGACATTTGATGATGGACCATCTGCACATACTGATCAAATACTTGAAATTTTGAAAAAAAATAATATAAAAGCAACATTTTTTGTAATTGGAATCGGTAAAAATTATAATGATTATAAAAAAATAATTGACCATGGACATGTACTAGGACTGCACACTTATTCACATGAATACAAGGAAGTTTATGCAAATGAAGCAAGTTTCTTTAAAGATCTTTATAAAATAAGAGATGCTGTAAAATCAACAACTGGATTAGATGTAAAAATCACAAGATTTCCTGGCGGTTCAAGTAATGCAAAAGCCTCTAAAGCTCTGAAAACAGCGATAATTAACAGAATGACAAAAGAAGGATATGTTTATTTTGACTGGAACTGTGACAGTACAGATGCTTCAGGAAATAACGTGCCAGTTCCTAAATTGGTCAAATACGGAGTTTGTACAACTCATCCTGAAATTAATGTGTTAATGCACGACACAAATGCCAAAAAAACAACTGTTCAAGCATTACAGCAAATAATTGACGGATATAGAAAAGCTGGATATACATTTGAAACATTGGATGTAAATAGTCCTAGAATCCAGCATGTAAAACAACCTGAAATGTAG
- the argS gene encoding arginine--tRNA ligase, with translation MELLTIKLKKLFSENISRIFGADYIEKIDIQNSTKKEFGDFQTNFAMMSSKLIGKNPREIANTIIENFEKNDIIEKLEVAGPGFINIFLKNSFLNEEIKKLENEKYDFSFLNIDKTVIIDYSSPNIAKRMHIGHLRSTIIGDSIKRILNFLGFKTLADNHIGDWGTQFGKLIVAYKNWLDKKAYEEDPIGELERIYVLFSDKAKKDPALEDEAREELKKLQLGNEDNQKLWKEFIDISLKEYNKVYERLDVNFDYYYGESFYNDMMPSVLEELKKKNIAREDQGALVVFFEDDKLPPAIVQKKDGSFLYTTSDLATMKFRKNELKVDEAVYLTDDRQQNHFKQVFEIGKMLGEPYDYKKTHIVFGIMRFGDQIFSSRSGNTIRLVDLLDEAKKQVKKVIDEKNPNIPEEEKEKIAETIGSGAIKYFDLSQNRTSDITFTWEKVLNFEGNTGPYLQYTYVRIMSIFRKLEEENINVENMDIVLDEMDGIERELASELLKFPQAVVKSYENFRPNIIADYLFDTAKLFNSFYNSSSILKEEDKQVMDARILLAKKTAFVLKEGLELLGIKTVNRM, from the coding sequence ATGGAATTACTGACAATAAAATTAAAAAAATTGTTTTCAGAAAATATATCTCGTATTTTTGGTGCTGATTATATTGAGAAAATAGATATTCAAAATTCTACAAAAAAAGAATTTGGAGATTTCCAAACAAATTTTGCTATGATGAGCTCAAAATTAATCGGAAAAAATCCACGTGAAATTGCAAATACAATTATCGAAAATTTTGAAAAAAATGATATTATTGAAAAATTGGAAGTTGCAGGACCGGGATTTATTAATATTTTTTTGAAAAATAGTTTTCTTAATGAAGAAATAAAAAAGCTGGAAAATGAAAAATACGATTTTTCTTTCCTGAATATCGATAAAACTGTAATTATCGATTATTCTTCTCCAAATATTGCCAAAAGAATGCACATTGGACATTTAAGAAGTACAATTATCGGTGATTCAATTAAAAGAATTCTTAATTTTCTAGGATTCAAGACATTGGCAGATAATCATATTGGCGACTGGGGAACACAGTTTGGAAAACTTATTGTAGCTTATAAAAACTGGCTAGATAAAAAAGCATATGAAGAAGATCCAATTGGCGAACTTGAAAGAATTTATGTGCTGTTTTCAGATAAAGCGAAAAAAGATCCCGCTTTGGAAGATGAGGCACGTGAAGAGTTAAAAAAATTACAGCTTGGTAATGAAGATAATCAGAAATTGTGGAAGGAATTTATTGACATTTCATTGAAGGAATATAATAAAGTTTATGAAAGGCTTGATGTAAATTTTGATTATTATTACGGCGAATCATTTTACAATGATATGATGCCTTCTGTTCTTGAAGAGTTAAAGAAAAAAAATATTGCAAGGGAAGATCAGGGAGCATTAGTTGTATTTTTTGAAGATGACAAGCTGCCGCCTGCTATTGTTCAAAAAAAAGATGGAAGTTTTTTATATACAACTTCAGATTTGGCTACAATGAAATTTAGAAAAAATGAATTAAAAGTAGACGAAGCAGTTTACTTAACTGACGATAGGCAACAGAATCATTTTAAACAAGTCTTTGAAATTGGAAAAATGCTAGGAGAACCTTATGATTACAAGAAAACACATATTGTATTTGGAATTATGAGATTTGGAGACCAAATTTTTTCTTCCAGAAGTGGAAATACAATAAGACTTGTGGATTTACTGGATGAAGCTAAAAAGCAGGTCAAAAAGGTAATTGATGAAAAAAATCCTAATATTCCTGAAGAAGAAAAGGAAAAAATTGCTGAAACTATTGGAAGCGGAGCTATAAAATATTTTGACTTGAGCCAGAACAGGACATCTGATATTACATTCACTTGGGAAAAAGTATTAAACTTTGAAGGAAATACAGGTCCTTATTTACAATACACCTATGTTAGAATTATGTCAATTTTCAGAAAATTGGAAGAAGAAAATATTAATGTGGAAAATATGGACATTGTCTTAGATGAAATGGATGGAATTGAGCGTGAATTAGCATCAGAACTTCTTAAATTCCCGCAAGCAGTTGTCAAGTCTTACGAAAATTTCCGTCCAAATATAATTGCTGACTATTTATTTGATACAGCAAAATTATTCAACAGCTTTTACAATTCAAGCTCCATCCTGAAGGAAGAAGATAAGCAAGTAATGGATGCAAGAATTCTATTAGCTAAAAAAACAGCATTTGTACTGAAAGAAGGGTTAGAACTTCTTGGAATAAAAACTGTAAATAGAATGTAG
- a CDS encoding acetylase → MKKILLILVILVFGSGIIIAKEMFNGKVPEDIVFVGDSIMDSSKKYIAPNFKNPYFDTKISRQFSTLPGIVSKLVEQGKIKNTLVVHLGTNGKFTDRDFDSVMEMVKGKDVFFMNTAHKDPWEQEVNRKLVEKVSQYENAHLIDWYSYAKGKNEYFYKDRTHPNDKGQKYYADFLTNEVKKYYLGENNKDEISK, encoded by the coding sequence ATGAAAAAAATTCTTTTAATTTTAGTAATATTAGTGTTCGGTTCGGGAATTATTATTGCGAAAGAGATGTTTAATGGGAAAGTACCTGAAGATATTGTGTTTGTGGGAGATTCTATAATGGATAGCAGTAAAAAATATATTGCGCCTAACTTTAAAAATCCTTACTTTGATACAAAAATTTCGCGTCAATTTTCAACATTGCCGGGAATTGTTTCAAAATTAGTGGAACAAGGAAAGATAAAAAATACATTAGTTGTTCATCTTGGAACAAATGGTAAATTTACTGACAGGGATTTTGATTCTGTTATGGAAATGGTAAAAGGAAAGGATGTATTCTTTATGAATACTGCACACAAAGACCCTTGGGAACAGGAAGTGAACAGAAAGCTTGTAGAGAAAGTATCACAATATGAAAATGCCCATCTGATAGACTGGTATTCTTATGCGAAAGGAAAAAATGAGTATTTTTACAAAGATAGAACTCATCCAAATGATAAAGGACAAAAATATTACGCAGACTTTTTAACTAATGAAGTAAAAAAATATTATCTTGGAGAAAATAATAAAGACGAAATTTCAAAATAA
- the fabG gene encoding 3-oxoacyl-ACP reductase FabG, which produces MEGGKIVLNGKIALITGGSRGIGKEIALKFAENGATVISGDLIDPDYSHENVSHVKLNVTDRENIKEIASEIKGKYGRLDILVNNAGITRDSLLQRMKEADWDLVIDINLKGVYNVMQGFVSLLLKSKASSVINMASVVGVDGNAGQTNYAATKGGVIAMAKTWAKEFGRKNLRSNAIAPGFIETNMTHVLPEKLIETVLANTPLRKMGDAEDVANAALYLASDMSKFVTGQVLRVDGGLNL; this is translated from the coding sequence ATGGAAGGTGGAAAAATAGTGTTAAATGGTAAAATAGCATTAATTACAGGTGGTTCACGAGGAATTGGAAAAGAAATCGCATTGAAATTTGCTGAAAACGGGGCTACAGTTATCTCAGGAGATTTAATTGATCCTGATTACAGCCACGAAAATGTCTCACACGTAAAATTAAATGTTACTGATAGAGAAAATATAAAGGAAATTGCAAGTGAAATCAAGGGAAAATACGGAAGACTGGATATTCTTGTAAATAATGCAGGAATTACAAGAGATTCGTTGCTTCAAAGAATGAAGGAAGCAGATTGGGACTTAGTAATCGATATTAACTTAAAGGGTGTTTATAACGTAATGCAAGGATTTGTTTCATTATTATTAAAAAGTAAAGCCTCAAGCGTAATTAATATGGCTTCTGTTGTAGGAGTTGACGGAAATGCAGGGCAAACTAACTATGCTGCTACAAAAGGTGGAGTAATCGCTATGGCAAAAACTTGGGCAAAAGAATTTGGTAGAAAAAATCTTAGATCAAATGCAATTGCACCAGGATTTATCGAAACAAATATGACTCACGTATTGCCTGAAAAACTTATAGAAACTGTACTTGCAAACACTCCACTTAGAAAAATGGGAGATGCTGAAGATGTGGCAAATGCGGCACTATACTTAGCAAGCGATATGTCTAAATTTGTTACAGGGCAAGTTTTAAGAGTTGACGGAGGATTAAATTTATAA
- a CDS encoding septal ring lytic transglycosylase RlpA family protein — translation MRKIITILAGLSLSLSLFSEGKTKKDDINIIYIKNEMIKAADNGIDINVSKANDNTSTIMTIKEEDLQKFTHYQSGIASYYSKGLDGSKTASGERHHMTEMVAAHKTLPFGTRVKVTNLSNGKEVIVKINDRGPFVKGRVIDLSYGAFSQIESPGKGITKVKLEILNASN, via the coding sequence ATGAGAAAAATAATTACTATACTTGCTGGATTGTCATTATCATTATCATTATTTTCGGAGGGAAAAACAAAAAAAGACGATATAAATATAATTTACATAAAGAATGAAATGATAAAAGCTGCTGATAACGGAATAGATATAAACGTTTCAAAAGCAAACGACAATACTTCTACAATAATGACAATAAAAGAAGAGGATTTACAAAAATTCACACATTATCAAAGTGGAATAGCTTCATATTACAGTAAAGGATTAGATGGAAGTAAAACTGCAAGTGGAGAAAGACATCATATGACTGAAATGGTCGCTGCCCACAAAACATTACCATTCGGAACAAGAGTTAAAGTTACAAATTTAAGCAATGGGAAGGAAGTTATTGTAAAAATTAACGATAGAGGACCTTTTGTAAAAGGACGTGTAATTGATTTAAGCTATGGAGCTTTTTCACAGATTGAAAGTCCAGGAAAAGGTATTACAAAAGTAAAACTTGAAATTTTAAATGCTTCAAATTAG
- a CDS encoding precorrin-2 dehydrogenase/sirohydrochlorin ferrochelatase family protein, which translates to MNMWFPLFVNLENKKILVIGGGKIAYKKITKILEYSANVTIVTEKIEEEKLLQLENVKIVDNKRIENDKDTIEELVKDYFLVIAATNDEELNENIAKICDSRGILINNISSKTEMNAMFGGIVKNDEFQIAVSTGGKNCRRSRAMKSEIQKILDKIEK; encoded by the coding sequence ATGAATATGTGGTTTCCATTATTTGTAAATTTAGAAAACAAAAAAATTCTGGTGATTGGCGGGGGAAAAATTGCATACAAGAAAATTACTAAAATTTTAGAATATAGTGCAAACGTTACAATTGTTACTGAAAAAATTGAAGAAGAAAAACTGCTTCAGCTGGAAAATGTGAAAATTGTAGATAATAAAAGAATTGAAAATGATAAGGATACAATAGAAGAGCTTGTAAAAGATTATTTTCTCGTCATTGCAGCTACAAATGATGAAGAACTAAATGAAAATATTGCTAAAATTTGCGATTCACGTGGAATCTTAATAAATAATATATCTTCAAAAACTGAAATGAATGCAATGTTTGGAGGAATTGTAAAAAATGATGAATTTCAAATTGCAGTTTCAACAGGCGGAAAAAATTGCAGACGTTCACGTGCTATGAAAAGCGAGATTCAAAAGATTCTGGATAAAATAGAAAAATAA
- a CDS encoding RelA/SpoT family protein produces MDRKETLKNEKNEKSEILKNDWKMTADEMENTKIPAVVNKSYDELLQQLEDRIKKNNLDVDMDKILAAFVLAYGAHEGQKRKSGENYILHPVEVAEILADMKMDTDTIVAGLLHDVVEDTQITLADIEYQFGSDVKKLVDGVTKLRNLPRNFSRKVENTRKMVVAMSRDVRVVIIKLADRLHNMRTLKFMKPEKQLEKSNETIEIYAPIAHRIGMARMKWELEDISFRFLYPKEYYEIKEHVNSKRREREEYTEKFIKKIKLELEKNNIKAEVTGRPKHLYSIYRKMIKKQKRFVDLYDLIAIRIIVEEKTECYSVLGVIHNLFEPVFERFKDYISRPKINGYQSVHTTVKGPDNQNVEIQIRTEKMHEIAEEGVAAHWKYKENKSKSKDEKFYANIKKLVQGDKEALEFAKEITGNMLRETIFIFTPKGEVVELPRDSTALDFAFQIHTKLGYKTIGAKVNGRMVPLNQKLNNVDRVEIITSKYPKGPGKDWLEMVNNHSSRSKIRKWFKDKEFEEKSKEGEQILEKEFERIGLKLKDVLEDERAFFYTKKFNINDNKTLFYRFAIGDLSLEGFINKFEKKEEKDLETVLEEETEKGNKQKKRNGNGVKISGTENTMYRFAKCCSPLPGDEIRGYVTRGRGIAIHRADCDNFVLLMEKEPEREVDVYWDESAINANSIYEFNFTIKAADRNGLLLDIIRILNEHKISLINVNTNNSKENGNKRIFIHLRITVRSREDFDKLAKNLMSMKEVIEIIKK; encoded by the coding sequence ATGGACAGAAAAGAAACTTTGAAAAATGAAAAAAACGAGAAAAGTGAAATTTTAAAAAATGATTGGAAAATGACGGCTGATGAAATGGAAAATACAAAGATTCCTGCAGTAGTCAATAAAAGTTATGATGAATTACTTCAGCAGCTGGAAGATAGAATTAAAAAAAATAATCTAGATGTAGATATGGATAAAATATTAGCGGCTTTTGTACTTGCTTATGGAGCACACGAAGGACAAAAACGTAAAAGTGGTGAAAATTATATTCTTCATCCTGTGGAAGTTGCGGAAATTCTGGCAGACATGAAAATGGATACGGATACAATTGTAGCTGGACTTTTGCATGATGTGGTTGAAGATACCCAAATTACTTTGGCAGATATAGAATATCAGTTTGGATCAGATGTAAAAAAATTAGTAGATGGAGTTACAAAACTTAGGAATTTACCAAGGAATTTCAGCAGAAAAGTTGAAAATACAAGAAAAATGGTAGTAGCAATGTCACGAGATGTCCGAGTTGTGATTATAAAGCTGGCAGACAGGCTTCATAATATGCGAACACTAAAATTCATGAAACCTGAAAAACAGCTGGAAAAGTCAAATGAAACAATTGAAATTTATGCGCCAATTGCTCATAGAATTGGAATGGCAAGAATGAAATGGGAACTTGAGGATATAAGTTTTAGATTTTTGTATCCAAAGGAATATTATGAAATTAAGGAACATGTAAATTCAAAAAGGCGTGAACGTGAAGAGTATACGGAAAAATTTATTAAAAAAATAAAACTGGAACTTGAAAAAAATAATATAAAAGCGGAAGTTACAGGACGGCCAAAACATTTGTACAGTATTTATCGAAAAATGATTAAAAAACAAAAAAGATTTGTAGATTTGTATGATTTAATTGCAATAAGAATTATTGTTGAGGAAAAAACTGAATGTTATAGTGTGCTGGGAGTGATTCATAATTTATTTGAGCCAGTGTTTGAAAGATTTAAGGACTATATTTCAAGACCAAAGATAAATGGTTACCAGTCTGTCCATACAACTGTGAAAGGTCCAGATAATCAGAATGTTGAAATTCAGATTAGAACGGAAAAAATGCACGAAATAGCAGAAGAAGGAGTTGCGGCACATTGGAAATATAAAGAAAATAAATCAAAATCTAAAGATGAAAAATTTTATGCGAATATAAAGAAATTGGTCCAAGGGGATAAGGAAGCCTTGGAATTTGCCAAGGAAATTACAGGAAATATGTTGAGAGAGACAATATTTATATTTACGCCAAAAGGTGAAGTTGTCGAACTACCTAGGGACTCAACTGCATTGGATTTTGCATTTCAGATTCATACAAAACTTGGATACAAGACAATTGGTGCAAAAGTAAATGGAAGAATGGTTCCATTGAATCAGAAGCTTAACAATGTTGACAGAGTTGAAATCATAACTTCAAAATATCCTAAAGGACCTGGAAAAGACTGGCTTGAAATGGTAAATAACCATAGTTCACGGTCGAAAATAAGAAAATGGTTTAAGGATAAGGAATTTGAAGAAAAGTCAAAAGAAGGGGAACAAATTTTAGAAAAAGAATTTGAACGGATTGGATTAAAATTAAAGGATGTTCTGGAAGATGAGCGAGCTTTTTTCTATACAAAAAAATTTAACATCAATGATAATAAAACATTATTTTATCGATTTGCAATCGGAGATTTATCACTCGAGGGCTTTATAAATAAATTTGAGAAAAAAGAAGAAAAGGATCTGGAAACAGTTCTTGAGGAAGAAACGGAAAAAGGAAATAAGCAGAAAAAAAGAAATGGTAATGGAGTAAAAATTTCTGGAACTGAAAATACAATGTACCGTTTTGCAAAATGCTGCAGTCCGCTTCCTGGAGATGAAATTCGGGGCTATGTGACACGTGGACGTGGGATTGCAATTCACCGTGCGGATTGTGACAATTTTGTTTTATTAATGGAAAAGGAGCCAGAGAGAGAAGTTGATGTTTACTGGGATGAATCTGCGATTAATGCCAATAGCATATATGAATTTAATTTTACAATAAAAGCAGCAGACAGAAATGGACTTTTACTGGATATTATCCGTATTTTAAATGAACATAAAATAAGCTTGATAAATGTAAATACGAATAATTCCAAGGAAAACGGGAATAAACGTATATTTATACATTTAAGAATAACGGTTCGAAGCAGGGAAGATTTTGACAAGCTAGCTAAAAATCTGATGTCAATGAAGGAAGTCATTGAAATAATAAAAAAATAA